The following proteins come from a genomic window of Pseudomonas putida:
- a CDS encoding peptidoglycan DD-metalloendopeptidase family protein, giving the protein MTNEPPKAPPLYPKSHLLAASGIAALLSLALLVFPSSEVEAKKTTLNLELESPAEQLKGESRAAPLVQAEDGQTSPFALIEDAAPETQKAEQKAPAAEPAKAPGHREITVARGDTLSTLFAKVGLPANAVHDVLASNKQAKQFSQLKHGQVLQFELDKDGQLASLSSKVSSLETIHLTKTAKGYTFNRDIIKPVVRTAYAHGVIKSSLSASAQRAGLSHSTTMSLARVLGYDIDFAQDIRPGDEFDVVYEQKVMDGKVVGTGNILSARFTNRGKTYTAVRYTNKQGNTSYYTADGNSLRKAFIRTPVDFARISSRFSAGRKHPILNKIRAHKGVDYAAPRGTPIKAAGDGRIELAGRRGGYGNTVIIQHGNRYKTLYGHMQGFAKGIKTGSTVKQGQIIGYIGTTGLSTGPHLHYEFQVNGVHVDPLSQKVPMADPIARNERQRFLQQSQPLIARMDQEKATMLAANKR; this is encoded by the coding sequence ATGACCAACGAACCGCCTAAAGCGCCCCCGCTTTATCCGAAAAGCCATCTGTTGGCCGCCAGCGGCATTGCCGCCCTGCTCAGCTTGGCTCTGCTAGTGTTTCCATCCAGCGAAGTGGAAGCCAAGAAAACCACCCTCAACCTCGAGCTGGAGAGCCCTGCCGAGCAGCTTAAAGGCGAGTCACGTGCTGCGCCGCTGGTGCAGGCAGAAGACGGGCAAACATCGCCTTTCGCCCTGATCGAAGACGCTGCCCCCGAGACTCAGAAGGCCGAACAGAAAGCCCCGGCCGCCGAACCTGCCAAAGCACCAGGCCACCGCGAGATCACCGTGGCCCGTGGCGATACACTGTCAACCCTGTTCGCCAAGGTTGGCCTGCCGGCCAATGCAGTGCATGACGTGCTGGCAAGTAACAAGCAGGCCAAGCAGTTCAGCCAGCTCAAGCACGGCCAAGTGCTGCAGTTCGAGCTCGACAAGGATGGCCAACTGGCCAGCCTGAGCAGCAAGGTCAGCAGCCTCGAAACCATTCACCTGACCAAGACCGCCAAGGGCTACACCTTCAATCGGGACATCATCAAGCCGGTGGTGCGTACCGCCTATGCCCACGGAGTGATCAAGAGTTCGCTGTCGGCATCAGCCCAGCGCGCCGGCCTGTCCCACAGCACAACGATGAGCCTGGCCCGCGTGCTGGGTTACGACATCGACTTCGCTCAGGACATTCGCCCGGGCGACGAATTCGACGTGGTCTATGAGCAGAAAGTGATGGACGGCAAGGTCGTCGGCACCGGCAATATCCTGTCCGCCCGCTTCACCAACCGCGGCAAGACCTACACCGCCGTGCGCTATACCAACAAGCAGGGCAACACGAGCTACTACACCGCCGACGGCAACAGCCTGCGCAAGGCCTTCATCCGTACCCCGGTCGACTTCGCCCGCATCAGCTCACGCTTTTCCGCCGGCCGCAAACACCCGATCCTGAACAAGATCCGCGCCCACAAGGGTGTCGACTACGCAGCTCCCCGCGGTACGCCGATCAAGGCAGCTGGTGACGGCCGTATCGAGCTGGCCGGTCGCCGAGGTGGCTACGGTAATACCGTGATTATCCAGCACGGGAACCGTTACAAGACGCTGTACGGCCACATGCAGGGCTTCGCCAAGGGCATCAAGACTGGCAGCACGGTCAAGCAGGGCCAGATCATTGGCTATATCGGCACCACTGGCCTGTCCACCGGACCGCACCTGCACTACGAGTTTCAGGTCAACGGTGTGCACGTCGACCCGCTGAGCCAGAAAGTGCCGATGGCCGACCCGATCGCCAGAAACGAGCGCCAGCGCTTCCTGCAGCAGAGCCAACCACTGATTGCCCGTATGGACCAGGAAAAGGCAACCATGCTCGCAGCGAACAAGCGCTAA
- a CDS encoding tyrosine--tRNA ligase: MKSVEEQLALIKRGAEEVLVESELVEKLKRGQPLRIKAGFDPTAPDLHLGHTVLINKLRQFQELGHQVIFLIGDFTGMIGDPSGKSATRPPLTREQVLDNAETYKQQVFKILDPAKTEVAFNSTWMDKLTPADFIRLASQYTVARMLERDDFDKRYTTNQPIAIHEFLYPLVQGYDSVALKADVELGGTDQKFNLLMGRELQRAYGQEAQNIVTMPLLEGLDGVKKMSKSLGNYVGIQEAPGVMYSKLVSIPDTLMWRYFELLSFRSMEEIEQFRTDVANGANPRDIKIKLAEEIVARFHGEEAAANAHRAAGNRMKEGELPEDLPEIEVAATEGLPIAAVLNRAGLVKNSAQARDLLSGGAVKVDGAVVDKDFMFVLGATHVCQAGKKSFGRVTLKAE; encoded by the coding sequence ATGAAGTCGGTTGAAGAGCAGCTGGCGCTTATAAAGCGCGGTGCGGAAGAAGTACTGGTCGAGTCGGAACTGGTGGAGAAGCTCAAGCGCGGCCAGCCTCTGCGCATCAAGGCTGGCTTCGACCCTACTGCACCTGACTTGCACCTTGGTCACACGGTACTGATCAACAAGCTGCGTCAGTTCCAGGAGCTGGGCCATCAGGTCATCTTCCTGATCGGTGACTTCACCGGCATGATCGGCGACCCCAGTGGCAAAAGTGCCACCCGCCCGCCGCTGACGCGTGAGCAGGTGCTGGATAACGCCGAGACTTACAAGCAGCAGGTGTTCAAGATTCTCGATCCGGCCAAGACCGAAGTCGCGTTCAACTCCACCTGGATGGACAAGCTGACCCCAGCTGACTTCATTCGCCTGGCGTCGCAGTACACTGTGGCGCGCATGCTGGAGCGTGATGACTTCGACAAGCGTTATACCACCAACCAGCCGATTGCCATCCACGAGTTCCTATACCCGTTGGTGCAAGGCTATGACTCGGTGGCGCTGAAGGCGGATGTGGAGCTGGGTGGTACCGACCAGAAGTTCAACCTGCTGATGGGGCGCGAGCTGCAGCGCGCCTATGGTCAGGAAGCGCAGAACATCGTGACCATGCCGCTGCTCGAGGGGCTCGACGGCGTGAAGAAGATGTCCAAGTCGCTGGGTAACTATGTCGGCATCCAGGAGGCGCCGGGGGTTATGTACAGCAAGCTGGTGTCTATCCCGGATACCCTGATGTGGCGCTACTTCGAGCTGCTGAGCTTCCGCTCGATGGAAGAAATCGAGCAGTTCCGTACCGACGTTGCCAACGGTGCCAATCCGCGTGACATCAAGATCAAGTTGGCAGAAGAAATCGTTGCGCGCTTCCATGGTGAAGAGGCGGCTGCCAATGCTCATCGTGCTGCGGGTAACCGTATGAAGGAAGGTGAGCTGCCGGAGGACTTGCCGGAGATCGAAGTGGCTGCGACAGAGGGGCTGCCGATCGCTGCCGTGCTGAACCGGGCCGGGTTGGTGAAGAACTCGGCACAGGCTCGTGATTTGCTTAGTGGCGGCGCGGTGAAGGTTGATGGTGCCGTGGTCGACAAGGACTTCATGTTTGTCCTTGGTGCTACTCATGTATGCCAGGCGGGTAAGAAGTCGTTTGGCCGGGTTACCCTCAAGGCTGAGTGA